The Nicotiana tomentosiformis chromosome 9, ASM39032v3, whole genome shotgun sequence genome contains the following window.
attgGAGTTAATTTGATTCGTTTTGTCATCAAATGTGGAAGTTGGAATTTACAAGTttccattaggcttgaattggggtgtgattcgtgtttttgatattgtttgatgggatttgggGCCTCggctaagtttgtatcgtgttttaggacctgttggtatgtttggttgaggtcccgggggcctcgggtggatttcagatggttaacggattgaatttggcttAAGTGTTATGCCGAGGTGCTTCagatctggtgtcatcgcacctgcggtaggtttgaccacaggtgcggagccgcagaagcggccaagattGAGCAGCTGCAAGGAGGATGAAGGCCACTGGGGTTCGCAGGCATGGAAGGGTTTCTGCAGATacggatgcgcatctgcgcacCGCAGAACTGGATTTAGGCAGGCAGTGTTGGAGTCGCATATGTGAAGGGTGGATTGTAGatgcggtcccgcaggtgcgacACTAGGACCGCAGGTGTGCAAGGTTGGGTGTTAAGTGGGTTTCGCAGAGGCGAGGTTTTCTTCACAAAAataggagcgcaggtgcgagccaaggcttcgcagatgcgaaaatgcctGTGCAGtgtttaaattcgagggttccgagatttttatcattttttgactTTTGAAGCTCAGTTGGAGACGATTTGGAGTCGGAACTTGGAGTGGCGATTTGGAATCGGAACTTGATAACtttggtatggtttgactcgtggtttaatgggtgttcgaattttgtaacttttgttggattttcgagatgtgggtcagggttgactttttgagttgacttttgactaagaacttagcattttcagaTGGAATTGATTCTGATAGCTTGTGTTaattgtatcgagttgtttgtggctagattcgaggcgttcgaatGTCGATTCGCTAGGCAAGGACATGCTAGCAGAGTGATTcgatttgcttgaggtaagtatcatatTTAAACtaggttgaggcactagttgcctaaattgttatgatagctacgtgctattggGTGCGCACATGCATGGGGATGAACCATGTGCGAGAACCGGGGTCAAATATTCATGTTCGGGTTGTGATCGGGCTCTTATAAGCCTaaaattgactgttaagctttaagctatgatatCTCACATTTGTAACAGTTTATGTGATCTATTTGAGCGATGttgaggctacatagaggtttaatccATGAACAAACTTGATAAATTGTTTTCAGTGATGAAATTGCTGATTTGagctacgatagcacactttTCACATACCtatactttagcatgtcatttataccagtccaggagtaggAGGCTCTTATTTCatccatcatatacatgtatacttttttaattaattttgtatgatatgtttggactggaggcctgtgactatgccgggcggattatattattggaATGTGAGATGTCCAtgaagcacgtgagttatccgtacagatcCATATATCAATGTTataggcacgtgagttgtctgtgtggatccATATATcgatattattgacacgtgagttgtccatgcaggttCTATTGTTAGcgcgtgagttgtttgtgcagcgTGTGGAATTTGCATTTCCTTGATTATTTATCTTATTTAATTGTTTCCTTCCTCTACATGCCATGATATTGTCTGAGCAGGGTATTTGAGAAATTGTGCACTTGCACATACGGATATTCTTCTTACAAAATTTGATGAGTTGGTTTTAAATATTGTTCTGTGCTGGTTTAAAAAGACAGAACCACACTAGAATAGCTAGTATCATCAATAATTTAAGTGTTTCTTagcttgccttatttatttacgatacttattgatttggttgtactctGAAGTGTgcactctacacctcgtgtgcagatccaggtatttccgggcACGGTGGTTGCTGATCTTAGAGTTTTTACCTtttcggagattatcgaggtagctgctttggcgtccgcttaccttgactctccttctctatttttcAGTTTTACTTATACCGTTCTACCTTCTTAGACAGTGTTTCATACTATTAttttatagatgctcatgtactcagtgacacatgAAATTTGGGTAAGTCTGTATTCGAGTCGCAGTTGTTCATATCGGCTACTTATGAGAGTTATTGCTGTTAAACTTGCTTCAtcttattttaatataaaaaatgCCTAGTTTTATTGCGATTGTCGGCTTGCGTAGttctgtgataggcgccatcacgacatgttgagttgggtcgtgacaagtcggtatcagagcctaggttacataggtttcacgagtcatgagcaggtttagtagagtcttgaggatcggtacagagacatctgtacttatcttcgagaggctgcccaACCCATAGGAAAACTTCACATACTTGTatccttgtcgtgcgaatttgttgattctggaaactaaacttctatttttctattctctcacagatggtgaggacacgtgctaccgaatCGGGTGGACGGCCACCAATACAACCAGCTAGGGccatgagaggccggggccgcggtagaggctgaggtgcatctcgtacagcagctagagcaacacctgtagacccaccagttgctccagctcaggagcgggttccagatgtggttgagccgtcgagaccagctcaggcactagctgtgcccattgtgattctaggccttcacaGTCTCTAGCCTagatattgactatttgcactggccttgctcaggtggtttcagttCAGGCCAcaccagctacttctcaggccaggggagatgctcagactcctgccgcccgtagtccagagcaggtagtgcagggacttcagacatcggGGGTACTGCCAGCCCAGACGGTTGCAATTGcgcaggcccaggtgggtcccgttatgagtgatgaggagcagacgagactagagaggtttgggaggctcaagcaTCCAACATTCAGttgggctgagtcagaggatgcttaggacttcttggataggttccATCGGATTCTTTGcacgacgggtattctggagactagcgggtctcatttactacttttcagctgatgggggcagccttcagatggtgggagacctaTGAGCGGGGCAGGGCAGCCAGTTctacaccactttcatggcacaaATTcttcgttctcttcttggagaagtttgtgccaccgacCCGCAGGATGGAGTTGCATAGGCAGTTTAAGAAGCTACGCCATGAGggtatgtctgtgacccagtacgataTGAGATTTTCAGAGGTGGATCATTACGcgatatggttggttcccacagagagggagaggattaggtgggtcattgatggcctcagctatcagttgcattttgttatgactcgggagaatGCATCAAGTGCTAGGTtcaacgaggtggttgatattgctcggcggcTAGAGTTGGTCCGTAGTTGGGAGcgtgaggagagagaggccaagaggcctcgtgattCAGGTAGTTTTAGTGGTGTTTATTTTGGGGGTCGGTCCCACCACAGCAGGGGTCATTCTTTTAGGCCTGCTCAGACGGCTTGTCcagttcatcatggtgcatcagttAGCCACGGTCCTTACAGTGCTTATTCGGGTCattcatcattcagtgcattaccagcgcagagttcttacCATGCCTCATCTCCTCAGGTTTCTACAAgtagttcctcgggttatcaggagcagcagctccgtcagaggaggggttgtttcgagtgcggggacttGAGTCGTCtcaagagggattgccctagactaTTGAGTGGGGTTCCACGGTACAGTTCTTGGCCAATGATACCAGCACCAGCAGCTACACCACCTTCTTATCCAGCTCGGtgtggggctcaggcagctagaggtcaccctagagggggaggccgatcaggtggtggtcaggcttgattctatgctattcccGCCAATCCAGGGGCCGTTTCTTCAGACGCAATGATCAatatattgtttcagtgtgccacagggatgcttccatattatttgaccctggttctacttattcctatatatcatcctattttactcgttatttggatatgcctcgtgagtccttagCTTCACTTGTGCATATATCTACGTtggtgggtgatactattgttaTGGACCATGTGCACCGatcgtgtgtggtgaccattgaAGGATCGgaactagagttgatctcttattgcttggtgtggttgatttcgatgtgattttgggtatggattggttgtctccatgtcatgatattctggactgtcacgctaagaccatgatgtTGACAATGTCGGGGATgtcaaggatcgagtggagaggttcgctggattatgttcctatcggggtgattttatatttgaaggcccaacagatggttgggaaggagagtctgtcatatttggcttttgtgagagatgttggtactgatactcctactattgattttgttctGGTAGTACGAtactttctagatgtgtttcctacagacctgccgagCATGCTACCccacagggatattgattttggtattgacttggtatcagccactcagcccatttctattcctttgTATCGTAAGcctccagctgagttgaaggaagtgaaagagcagcttcaggagcttcttgataagggctttttaggcctagtgtgtcggcttggggtgcactggttctgtttgtgaagaagaaggatggtactatgcggatgtgcattgattataggcagttgaacaaagttataatcaagaacaagtatcatttaccgcacattgatgatatatttgaccagcttcagggagcgagggtgttctttaagaatgatttgaggtttgggtatcaccatttgaagattcgggactcaaatATTCTGAAGACGATATTCAGAAACCGCTATAgtcattatgaatttcttgtgatatcttttgggcttaccaacgccccatcaacattcatgcatctaatgaacaatatattccagtcatatcttgatttgtttgtcatagtatttattgatgatatcctggtgtactcacgtagccaggaggagcatgcacaatatTTGAGAATTGTACTTCAGAGGTTGAGGgaagagaagctttatgccaagttctccaagtgtgagttttggcttagtttggtcgcgttcttggggcacgtggtgtccagtgagggtattaaggtggatccaaagaagatacaggcggttcagagttgtccTATACTATCTTCAGCTACTGATAtttagagttttctcggcttggctggatattatcgtcgattcgtggagggtttcttgtcCATTGTAgtgcctttgaccaggttgacccagaagggtgcacCATTCAATTGGTCGAATaggtgtgaggagagcttccagaagctcaagactgccttgaccatagcttcggttctagttttgccttcagcatcgggttcttatatagtgtattgtgatgcttctcagattggtattgggtgtgttttgatacaggagggtagagtgattgcttatgcttcgtgtcagttgaagccccatgagaagaactaccatgttcatgatttgtagttggcagccatcattcatgcatttaagatttggaggcattatctctacggtgtgtcttgtgaggtatttacggatcatcggagtatcccgcacttgttcaaataaaaggatctaaatttgaggcagaggagatggttggagatgctaaaggactatgatatcaccattttatatcatcccaggaaagccaatgtggtggccgatgccttgagtagaaaggcagtgagtatgggtagcctttcaTTTATTCTGGTAGGTGAGATatcgcttgcatcagatgttcaggccttggccaatcaattcgtgagattagatatttcggagcccagccgagttctagcttgtgtggtttctcggtcttccttatatgatcgcatcagagagcttCAGTATGATAATCCTTATTTGCTCGTCCTTAAAGACACAGTTCATCATGTGATGCCAATGAGGTTACTAtcggggatgatggggtgttgaggatgcagggtcgtattagtgtacccaatgtagatgggaaacgtgatttgattcttgaggaggcccacagttcgcggtattatattcatctgggtgccatagagatgtatcaggacttgaggcagcactattggtggaggagcatgaagaaagatatagtgggttttgtagctcggtgcctaaaatatcagcatgtgaagtacgagcatcagagaccgggcggattgcttcagaggcttaagattccggagtggaaatgggagcgtatcaccatggacttcgtagctaggctcccacagacttcgaggaagtttgatacaatttgggtgattgtggatcagttGACCAAGTCTACGCATTTCATCCCtattgggactacttattcttcggagcggttggctgagatctatatccgcgagattgttcatcTTCTTGGTGTGCTGGTGTCTATCATTTCCAATCAGGGCACACAGTTTATATCGtagttttggagagtagtacagcgagagttaggcacacatgttgagttgagtacatcattccaccctcggacggacggacagtccgagcgcactattcagatattgaaggatatgctacgcgcttatgTCATAGAtatcgggggttcttgggatcaatttctaccgcttgcagagtttgcctacaacaacaactaccaatcgagcattcagatgtcttcgtatgaggctttgtataggaGATAGTGTCGGTCTtcggtgggatggtttgagccaggtgagggtaggctattgggtactaacttggttcaagatactttggacaaggttaagttgatttaggatcAGCTTCGCATagtgcagtctagacagaagagctatgccgaTCAGAAGGCTCGTGATATTGCTTACTTGGTGGGAGAGAAGGTGCTGCtaagagtttcacccatgaagggtgttatgaggttcgggaagaagggcaagttgagccctaaggaaatggtctgaaaccaccacCCCAGAACACACCCAAGCCCCCTAAAACCCCGtgaaattataccaacaagtccatataccTAATGCAAACTTATCCAAATGCTCACAGTAATACAAAGAACATCAAAACAAAGAATCGATGATCAAATTCAATATCTTAAGTTCCAAACCTTATAAATTCGCCAAATATCCGAACCATACCTAAACTTTCtagatgtaaggccccataaatatTTACCTAGAGcctggggtttcgtggtgccgaggtaggctaatgtgtttgaggattgtggAAATTCTTCGCGACTCGCAAGCTCGTTGTCGTACGGACTTTTTAGGTTGTATAGTACATTGAAGAGTTGAAGGAAATTTTTTGCAGAacatggcatttctgcggtccactatgcgatcgcagagacACTTCGCCGAATGCAGATCGGCCACATAATGCAACAATATTCATCGCAGATTGAGCATGAAGAATTCCGGAGGGGGACTTTTGCGGtgcgttatgcgaccgcataactggtcTGCGGACTGCAGACCTTCCCCGAGCAGCCCAGTTTTGGAGGGTGATTTTGAGGGACtgcatacctgttatgcggtcAATTTTGCGACTGCagagttgagttcggagggtccctTTCTcaatttttataacccgatcctATTTTAATAAATAGACTTAAGGGACCATTTTTGAAGGGGAATTCTGATATTTTAAAAGAGGGAAGGaactagagagagaaagaggagcTCCAACACCTTCCACTTCAATTCCTTGCTCAAGCCTTGGGTAATTCACAAGGAACGCTAACAAATTGTCTActaaagaggtaagattctagccctaGCTTCCCATTTCGAATTTGGGGAAGAAGATAGGTAATGGAGAAAATGTCCAAATTTTCAACAAGTAAAGGCCAaacatcaaaggcccggtgggttggcacagaaatAGAAATTTTGatatggaaatgggaaatgatcaatatggactttttggTGGGACTACTTCGCATGCCTCGTAAGttcgactcaatttgggtgattgtggatcgactcacgaaatcagcacacttcttacctgttaaagCTACCAACACATCGGAACAATATGAtgagttgtatatcaaggaaatagtcagattgcatggcactccaatttCATTAAGGTTTgagtactcaggtgaatcttagtacagtcTTTCATCCACATACAGACGAGCAGGCAGAGAGGAGCATTCAGACGCTCaaggatatgttacgcgcttgtgttcttgacttcaagggtagctaggatgatcactttccactcatagaattttcctacaacaacagttaccatgctagcattcagatggcactgttcgaggctctatatggtaggagatgtaggtttcccattgggtggttcgagattggggaagtggagttgataggaccagacctcgtgcatcaggataTGGAGAAGTTTAATATCATTAAGGAACAGTTAAAATttctcagagtcgtcaaaagtctTATTCAGATAAgcatcgtagggatttggagttcaaagatgatacttgggtattcttgaaggtttcccccataaagggtataatgcggcttggaaagaaagggaaattgagtctgaggtatgttggactatatagaatcattcaaaggattggtcaggtggcttacaggcttgaacTACCTCTAGAGATGTCTGTAGTGCACCCGgcgtttcatgtatccatgttgaagaaggtggtagGAGACCCGTCGCTTATTGTTCTGATTGATACAATTGAAGTTAATGAATAATTGGCTTACAAAGATATTCCAgtttccattcttgataggcaaatctaaaagttaagaaataaggagattgcctccgtgaaagtgctatggcgaaaccaacaggttgaagaggccacctgggaggccaaggaagagattaagaagaaataccctcatttgtttgaataactatgtaATTCTTTCTATGAAATTGCTTTCTATGAACTATGTTTCCCTTGCACAATTTATGTTAAGGATGTTCCTTTTGGTAATATGAGATGTATAATGTCATGGTCGATGTTGTTTTCATGTTGTATTACATCGTTGTGTTGTagttatgttgttaggactggtttctgggattctctgacatgtggatatgcccagttataggggaaactctgccaatATTTCTGGacatttggggagttagtcaaatttggaactgctggtgtATGAATTAAGAGCTGAGTCACTTTGGATGTCGATAGTGGATTTTGACCCACATTCAAGGAAGAATGATCCTAACCAGGGGAGAATGTAAGGAACTATAAAATTTTACCTAGAACCCcgggtttggtggtgccgaggaaGTTAATACATTTAAGGATTGTGGAAATTCTtcacggctcgcaagctcgccgcggtacggactttttgggttgtactATACGTCGGGGAGTTGGAGGAAAAAGTTTTCAGAATATAGAGTTTATGCGGTCCGCTATGCGATCACAGAGTCACTTCGTTGATCGCATATCGGCCTCAAATTGCAACAAAACCATAGCAAAGTTTTGAAGGATATTTTTTGGTCAACTACGCGACCGCATAATCCTTTCGCGGGTCGCACAATTTATTGATGATTGA
Protein-coding sequences here:
- the LOC138899124 gene encoding uncharacterized protein — protein: MKKLQHRLDLAIFDKASLDDELEVARSEVIEANKIADTKVAQFRIDVEVVSVQATPATSQARGDAQTPAARSPEQVVQGLQTSGVLPAQTVAIAQAQLMGAAFRWWETYERGRAASSTPLSWHKFFVLFLEKFVPPTRRMELHRQFKKLRHEGMSVTQYDMRFSEVDHYAIWLVPTERERIRWVIDGLSYQLHFVMTRENASSARFNEVVDIARRLELVRSWEREEREAKRPRDSGSFSGVYFGGRSHHSRGHSFRPAQTACPVHHGASVSHGPYSAYSGHSSFSALPAQSSYHASSPQVSTSSSSGYQEQQLRQRRGCFECGDLSRLKRDCPRLLSGVPRYSSWPMIPAPAATPPSYPARCGAQAARGHPRGGGRSGGGQA